CTGACATTGCTAATGTTGACATGTTACTTTGTAATATTTATAGCTAATTCTATTTAACCCCTGCCTCCAGGACcaaatataaaatcatttaattatcAGATTAATAAAATTCCTTCAATGGACCAGACAGAGGACAGTCCAAAATTGAAAGAGGCCGTTTATCCAGGAGACTCTGTGACTCTGCAGTGTTCAGTGCTCACTGAGAGCTGCTCAGGAGATCACAGTGTGTACTGGTTCAGACATGGATCAGGAGAATCCCATCCaggaatcatttacactcatggaAACAGGAGTGATGAGTGTGAGAAAAGCTCTGAGACTGATTCTCCTACACAGAGCTGCGTCTACAAACTCCCCAAGAGAaacctcagcctctctgatgctggaacttactactgtgcTGTGGCTGCATGTGGACAGATACTGTTTGGGAATGGGAGTAGGCTTGAAATTACTGGTGAGCAATAGCACTAATGATTCTTGGTGGATcatatttggttttatttatctgttgTACAATTACGTGCTAATAATAAGCAATGTCTGAATTTTAGATCCAAATTCAGAAACCGCTCAGATGTACTGGAACCTCATTGCCTTGGCAGCATCAAATGTGTTATGCGTAATTATCATTGTTGTCCTCTTGTGCGCAAGGACAAAGAAAAGGAATATTAGCACATCTGGTAAGTCAACACCGTTCCTACACCTTCCTATGTATGTGCAGCACAAAAGATagtgtattatatatgtattatatatttaaaagggATTATGACCCATCCGGTACGACCATGAGAAGTGTAGTATAATGATTGTTGTTTTCCTATTTACACGTAAAAACATACTTGCAAAATCAATTAAATGGTCCCACAATGAAATCCATTAACCCATCATTGACATTTTGGATTGACATGTTTGAATCTTCACTTCTGATGGTTTCCATTTCATGCCATAACAAAGGTGGCGGGTCATCAAGTTTAGAATGATTAAATTGCTATTTATCAAACAagaattaataatgaataataatccttttctcttttctaaaTTATTACAAACTATTCCATGACCAATTATATTTCAGGACAACAATCTGAGTTAATAGTAGAATCTTGTAGAaaattttacatgaaaacatgaatttcaatatttgtgtttatcCCCCTTTCGATTTAAGGAGAGCATGAACACAAGCTCGTATGACTGTAGCACGAGATTCAGTAGAAAACATGGTCCGAGACACAAATATGCTTAAAGTTCAATAGTGAAATAGAAATCttcaatatttctgcattttattcgTCATAacttatatacatataacaaCTGTAAACATATAATTTAAATGTCTTCCAAGTGAATGTTTTGTAAGCCTGCACTTAATAATGGTTTTCATTTAGTTAGGGTGCTTAGGACTAGGCATTTATTATATTCTGGCAATCTTGTCTACATGGCGTTTATGTTGATATCATTTCATACAATTGATTTTATGGACCGGATGCTAGTTTTACTATGATCATCGCAAGATGTTCTAAAGTTCCACCTTTCTTACAGGTCAACCAGAGCGATTACATTCCACATCTGCTCCTTTCCCTTCTGCTGTGAATGAGGTCATTTCATTTTCTATGCATTGACAGCAATATTCAAAAAGATTATTGTTAAAATAAGTTCAAAATGAACAATTAAGTGCTGAATAAAAAGATGCAGTAATTTTCAAGGATTTTTTTTGTAGGCTGATGAGAGAAAGGAGCTGAGTTATGCTGCAATTCATTTCCCTGCAAGGAAATCCAAGAGGCGAGAGACACAAGAAGAAACATGTACAAACGTCATCTACTCATCTGTCCATGGTTTGAGTTGAACATGGGAACAATATTAATAAAGATGTCTCATTTTTGATTGAGTACCCACTGCTGCATTAATAAACTCAAAACATATGGCAAAATCTATAATTATTAATGATCTGAAACTTTATTTCAGtggtcaacatttataaaacgtGTAGCCTTTTGATGTGTCAATATTTTGATATATGTCAGTCCTACAAATATGTATTTAGaataaatatcatatttacagtgcaggtttttgtacaaaatgtataaaagcCAATGtatacaaaatgtatagaagTCATGTAGCAAATTTCAGAGGGAAATCATTTCTTTTCTGCTCTCAAACAGTTCCAAATGATGTAATTGCTTTGCTTTCACTGTCCTTTCTTACACACTGAGGTCTGAAGACTGAAGGTCAGGCTAGTTCACTAGTTTGAGCtgttcttaatgtttttttttttccataaagtCCTTGCACAATGCTAAGGTGTATTGTAGGTCATAATCTTTCTTAAGAAATGAAGACTACCCAACTATGCATAATCCTAAGAGAACTGCATGCACGTACagccatgctgtgtgattatgcCAACTCTCTGTCTTGCAAATCCTTTGACTTATCAGTCTGCAAGAATTCTACTCTTCAGTCCTTGTAGGTCAGTGATGGTGTTGTGAGAGTTTTGCTTTGCATTATGCATCTATGAGCAATTTGCTTTTTAGAGTATCAAGCTCAGATACATACATCCACAGACAAGTGGAGAGGACCTATTTttcctgcagtgtttcagtCTTATTTGGACCTTGATATGTCTCCTCCTCTTTTCCCATCGTAACAATTAGTTCTTTGCAGTCAATTGCTGCAGTAGCCAGAAACTAGTAGCATTTGTCCTTTATTCCAGGAGCTAGGCATATGCACTTAATGCATATGCCTAAGCCCCTGCATATGCTTAAGCCCCTGTCTCTTTGCTCTCAGACTATACAAGTGTCCTCAAGGTTGGTGTTAAAAAACTTTAGCGTGTATTGCCTCTGCCATTTTTCCTGATCTGTTTCAGTGAGATGGAGCTCAGCCTAGCCCTGGGAATAGATCTTATGGGTTCAGTTCTATGAGATTTGTTGCTCTTGTGTACCCCTCTGGTGCAGTACTGACCGCTTATGGTTCCTGGATCAAGATCCTCTGATGTCCCTGGGCATTAGAGCTGCAATGACCAATGCCTGTGAACATAACACTTTCCTAATCACACACATTGACACCGACCTCATCAACACAGCTGTACGAGACCAAAATGTTTACATCTCTGGCAATTTCTTTTCTGACCCAGGGATGATCCAAgtcattattatttgtttttattatgagAAGACACCTTTCATCTGCATAATTGGTCTCAAACAATGCAAGAATATCCATAGAGCCACAAATTAAGCAAAAGGTACAAGAGGTTGTAcactacagtgattttatcacagacAAGTTCCTTAACAGGCACAACAAGATGCAGAGTAAAACCCCCTTACTTGTgctaaaatcactgtaatacaAAGCCTCAATTGGGCTTATAAATACAattgttttcaataaataacttattattagtaataattaAGATGAATGATTATTCctccaagaaatgtagttcattTAGAGTACGCTGTTGTTGCCAACCAAACATGTATTCCTGAAAGAGGATAAGAACGTTTAGTTGTCCATTACTGTATAGTGCAGTCCCTTCATTAACTCTGTCATACAATAGTGAACATATCATATTATAGCAATGTctaatgcagacatttttatttataagaagTTTTTGCTCACCAAATGTCCTCTGTGATGACAAGACTAAGTACAATGCATCAGGGTAAGTGACGGAGTGACGTTAGCTTCCAGGATCTGTTGATATTTAGTAAAATTCTTCTTTCCCTTTGTCTCCACAACATTTTTAGTGCCTCTGGCTGCCACACAATCCCAAAGCATGATAAATCCACCCATGCTGCATTTCATTTGTCCATAGAACGCTAATTAATCTGGATGTTGTTTTCCATAATTCCAATATTGATATGTGATTTGATTACAGTTAAGATTAGCTTCTGATGGCTCTTTGATGTAGATGATGTTTGTCCAACAACACTGCACAGTAGGCAAGTGCATCACTACTGCTGTGTCAGCTTAGTAACTAATCTTATTCTGGGGGGTTTTGATTCGTATGACCAATATATGAGCAATTTGTTTTTTAGAGTATTAAGATCAGATTCATGCATTCATAGACGGATGACATTTTTTATTCTGAAATATAAGACCTAAATGTGGCCTCAACATAAAAAGGTTCCCTTTAACTTTGTCCTCACCTATGGAAAGGAGCAACTGCCAAGAGTGCAAGTGATGGCAGCTCTGCCCATATTAGGACAAAACATTCAACCAGCACAACAACCAGGGTCAAACTGAGCATGATGCTGTCTAAACTAAGGAAAGACTGGCAAGGCCATCATCTGTTTCCAAAATCTCACCTGCTTTAACAACAGAGTGGTGCCTTCTGAGGCAGATTAGGTGGTGCTATCAATGGTATAGCTCTGTGGTGCCCTCCTGGGCAACAGGCAATGTTGGCAATGCCTATGCTAACGACTAAGGGCTGTTCCTCATTCGGCCCCCTCCTGTCACACTTCCAGCCAAACTACACACATAGGAAGTTTTCATTCTTCTGCCTTCAAATGCTTGGTACACTTCCTTCCTCCTGCAAAACTGGTTCATAACCATGAATATACTGATAAAGATTCCGATTAAATGTAGGTAGAAGGGTTAACTCTGCAGCTCCTACAATTAAAGCAGCTCACTTAAAGATTGCGGTTCAAGCATAGACAGACAGTGTCAATGCAAATAGGAAGGGAGGAATGGACTGTGATTTCTGCTGGGGCAGTTTTCCCCCTTGACCATTCATAGAAGCAACTTCTTCCTAACGTCTCTAGCAACAGTCCTCAATGAGATTAAAGGGGCACATCTTAGGATTGTGGGGATTTGTCCATGGTAACAGCACCTCCTGACTTCCAAGAGGCTGTGAAACATGCTAGGAACTGCAGCAGGTGCCTGAAAATCATAGGAGACTTCATGTTCCCGATTTCCAGGCCATCAAAACTGCAGCAGAACTTCAGACCtgaatttctctttctttagTGCCAGTGCTTCAGATCAGAAACAGCATCATAGTTATAAGATGTCTGTGCACTGCTTCTCCTGCTTGAGGGGACTGCATTGAAAGTTAGTGCAGGCCTTTTGTTGAGCACTTTGTTGAGTATGTATCAACAAAGCACTGATAGTCTGCCCCCTGGTTGAAAGTTGAATTCTCTACTAAGCATAAAATATATAGGCAATTCTAAATAGTCTATTTCTGTAGTATATTAGTGAACTTACTGAATTATATATAACACACCACACTTCATTCTCAAGGTGCTGGCAAGCTGTCAACTCCTCTAATTAGAAAAATCATGGCAGGGGAAGAGCTTACTCTCACAAAGCTCCCCAACTTTGGAATAACCTCCCTGCATCAGTTTGCTTCAGACACACTCTCAATGTTTGAGGGTGCATTAGTCTGAATTCAAGCTACTCTAGCAATAAGACAGGCTGTTTATTAAGGGTACTGCCTTCTTAATCAGGGTGGTTGTCTCTTGTGTTTGCTTTCAGGAGCCTAGCTAAAAGATATAAGCATCAAAACAAAGCTACAATACTGCTCTCTctactcctctcctctcctatTCAAAGAGCCTTTTCTTGTAATCATGCATCCAAGAACTCTCCAAACACTTCTTTATATAGTAGCACTGTTTGGCTGTGCCTCCTTTGTCCAGAGGGTGTGATTATGTTAGCACACCTAGTTTTGCTCACTTGGGAAATTCAACTGGTGACAATGAAAGCATAAACACCTGGCATATCAATTTATTTTGCAAGAATAGGCAagcggaatacatgtgtgtgaatgagtgggaggcaggtggaaaggtgaagatgcaaggagtagaggtcgtaaaggtagatgacttcaaatattttgggtcaaccatccagagcaatgcacagtgcaaaaaagaggtgaagaagagggtgcaggcaggatggagtgggtggagacgggtgtcagggctgatgtgtgacagaaggatagcagcaagagtgaaagggaaggtttacaagacagtagtgcgtcctgctatgatgtatggtttggagactgtggctctgtctaaaagacaggaggctgagctggaggtggcggagatgaagatgctgagattttcgttgggagtgacaaggatggacaagattagaaatgagcagatcagagggacggtgaaggtggagcagtttggagataaagccagagaggccaggttgagatggtttggacatgtgttgaggaggaatagtgcatatattgggcaaagaatgttggagatgccgggtagaaggagaagaggtagacctcagagaaggtttatggatgtagtgaaggtggacatggagatggttggtgtgaaagtagaggaggcaatggatagggcaagatggaggcagatgatccgctgtggcgacccctaaagggagcagccgaaagaagaagaagaagaaggcaagCATGTCTTTGCTGTCCAGTTTTTCTTTGTAATTTAAAGCTCCTACAAGGTTTTCAgtgaaaatttgaataaaaagccATCTTTAGCTGCGTCTAGTTTAGTACAGTTCACAAGCATTATATACAACTCTATGGGATCACCCAAAACATTATAGTTCATGCACTTGATTCATTATCTTACATACCTGTCCAGGAGGGAATTTGTTAATTGTGCATTCAACGGTATCCCCTTTGCATTTAAAAATTCTCTTCATCTTTGAAAAGCACTTCAaatgttgcttgtttttttaGCACATTTTTGACAGTAAGTTTCTTGGCACCACAGTGTATTATTTTCCCCACCTTACTAGAATCTCGTGCTGCAGGTCACTAACCAGATTTCACAATGTTTTCTTTAGGCTACCCTACACCAGACATCCTGCATCATGTCTCACAGCATACAAAAATTTCTAATAATTTTTCCACTCATTTTATTTGATAAAGGTGTGCACTCTAAGGATGTTGAATTTCTTACCATGTCACAGTGCCATTCAGCATTTTGCCATTGCAGCATTAAACTGAACATATCAGGACCACAGAAAGCCACAAAAGATGACACGTGGCTTGAAattcctgtcttttagacaaacagacaaatacAAATGCTCTGTTACCTCATCCAACGTTATAGCTTAGTATATAGCCTTTTTTATCTCATATCTTTCCGCTCAAAATCAGCAAGTCTGTGATCAGGCAGTCAAGAGGAGTCTTACAATGAACTTGACTTTTATCAGCACCCTCGCTGCATGCATTCTATAGCAGTGCTCTGTTACGTGCAGTGACATCATGCAATGCGCTGATCTTAAACCAAGCAGACAGAGACGGGGCAGAGTAACATGAACAtgttatcagtatcagtatcatatcaataacatgaagttgggacgtggtgtaaaacataaataaaaacagaatatgatgatttgcaaatccttttcaacctatattcaattgaactcactacaaagacaagatatttaatgttcaaacagataaactttattgttttttgcaaatattcactaattttgaatttgatgcctgcaacacgttccaaagaaattgggacaggggcaacaaaagactgggaaagttgaggaatgctcaaaaaacacctgtttggaacattccacaggtgaacaggttaattggaaataggtgagtgtcatgattgggtaaagggagcatccctgaaaggttcagtcattcacaagcaaggatggggcgaggttcaccactttgtgaacaactgcgtgagcaaatagtccaacagtttaagaacaatgtttctcaatgtgcagtcgcaaggaatttagggatttcatcatctacagtccataatatcatcaaaagattcagagaatctggagaaatctctgcaagtaagcggcgaggcagaaaaccaacactgaatgcccgtgaccttcgatccttcTCAGGGCCTGagttcatagtaaaagagtgcgggtactagactggcctgcctgcagtccagacctgtctcccattgaaaatgtgtggcgcattataaagcgcaaaatacaacaacggaggcCCCGGAcggttgagcaactgaagttgtacatcaagcaagaatgggaaagaattccacctacaaagcttcaacaattagtgtcctcagttcccaaacacttattgagtgttgttaaaaggaaaggtgatgtaactcagtggtaaacacgcccctgtcccaacttctttggaacgtgttgcaggcatcaaattcaaaatgagtgaatatttgcaaaagacaataaagttgatctgtttgaacattaaatatcttgtcttttgtagtgtattcaattgaatataggttgaaaaggatttgcaaatcatcgtattctgtttttatttatgttttacacaacatcccaacttcactggaattggcgTTGTATAAAATAACCAACAGGAGAtcagtgtaaacacaaacaagccCTCCACTCTGTAGTGCAGTTTTCCAAAAGAGGTTTCTTAGACAAATACTGGTGCTGATGCCATTGCTGAAACAATTATGTTCTACATAATAGGTTGTTTGTACtagtaagaaaagaaaaaaaataaccaaatgCACCTTTAAACCAACCTTCTGGTCGGCTTCCCATGACATGAGCTGGCATAATGTGCTCAATAATTATTGATCTGTTGATGCCATCACCATTTACTGCTCCACAAGACTTTATATGTATAATCTTCACCTTTTCATCTGTATTCTGTTACTCTTGTTCTGGAATCTGCCAGCCTGTATGATTTCCAAAGAGACAAGAGAACGGATTCCAAAAATGCTGTAACTTATAATTCATTCACCCTTTGCCCCCTTTTTGACCTCAAAATCCCCAGCCCCACCAAAGTGTCTGTGCTTGGGCTTGCCAGCCAATCATAAAGATGTATGCAAAATTGTCAATGGCCCACCCCACTTCTTTCCTTCAAACAAGGGCCATTTAATTTTAGAAGATTTTACATTCAAACACAGGAGGGTCTTCTTTAAGGCAACTTGAATATGGTTGGATTATTATATCTACCTTTTCTTATCATGACCTATTGTGAGTATACTTGCTTCTTACTAAACTGAACTAATATATACTATCTAATATTTATCTACCCTGGAGTACAAAAGATAAAGTGTATGGTATGATCTTAAGTTTGCATCCTGCTATTTTAAAGGTGGTCATGCTGCTGGAGATATCTCAACAGTGAGGGTTCAGCCTGGAGTTTCCACCAGTCTTGAGTGCCACATTCAGCTAGAGGGCAGCTTTAATGTATTTTGGATCAAATTTCCACTTAATAAAGCTCCGGTCTGTATAGCTACAGTTAAAACCTTTGCGGATGATGCAGCAATGTGTGAACAGTTTGAAAACCATTCCAGGATCAAAGTCACATGGAACAAAAAGAACTTCAATTTAACATTTTCATCAGTGGAACAAGCAGATGTTGCGATATACTTTTGTGGGACATATAATTATGGACagcatttttttggaaatgggagtGAGCTCATCCTTGAAGAACATGTTGATGGTGAGTATGAAACAGTTGGACTTTTGTAAACACACAGCAAAGGCTAAAATATGCACCTTTTTCCATGACATTGTTACAGTGAAATATCATCTTACTAGTACAAGTAAGTACTAGTGCATAGTAATAGTACAAAGTacataaacaaagaaaacaaacaaatccttTATAGATTCAGGATTACTTTTGTCCTTGTTGTTCAGTGCTTGCTGACTTGAGTCCTATCACtttattcagttgttttttttttttagatgtatCAATTTCTTTTAATCAGGCTATTTTTTgcatgttgattttcaaagtaaGATAACTTTATTACTTATGAGCGTTAATCTCTTTTACAGAAGTATCATCGAACATAAATGGTAGGTGTGATCTGATCATTAACTTCTGTCatacaacaaaaatgtttctgtCTATTGTCCTTCATACCATTTTATTCTGAAGTTATTTTGCTGGAAATAAGTGCCATTCAATAAATCAATTATTATTTACAGCAAACAATATATCAGTATATCATggatttattatatatttaaaatttaattgtTTGTATGAGATTAACATCCAGGTTTGCATACAAATTACCtgcaaatattttgaaaaaatctaaataatttgtaatttgtgtgtgtgtgtgtgtgtgtgtgtgtgtgttcctagAAAAAAAGCAAGTGTTTGAATATTTAGTTCCAGCATTAACAGTAACTAATGTGGCATCAATATTTCTCATCATTTGGTTCCTTTTAAAGAAGAACAGATCAGGTAAGAGTGATTGTATAAAAAAATGCTGCTACAGACAAACCACAATGTCATTTATCTACATATTGAAAAATACAGTTGAGAATTATGGATTtattgactgtgaaacactCCATATTATTACCTTGTTGAAGAAAAGGTGTACTTTAAATATACTGCCAGTTTCTGTATCTGCTTTTTCTCGCAGGTGTAACAGGTGAATCCAAGGATGCAAGTGACAAAGTATGTAGCAGTTAAATGTGAGATAATGAAAAAACTAACTGCACAACACTATAATTACTAAAAAGGGCATAATGGGCATAAAGTACTGAGCTTTTTGCATCAATCTCAGGTGCAAATTGGACACATTCTGCCTGCATGTTATGTATGAAACTGATATCCAAGCCCAAAAGCACAGTTTATTCTTTCATGCATATGCATTTGAGGGAGGATAGCACAAAACTTGCACACAGTGGAATCACAGGAAAAATTAGAAGGATCGGGCCAAAAATTGGTGGAGATTTTGGAAGAGCACCTTATACGTATTGTCGATCTTCCAGTTTTGTGTGGAATATTCTCCATTTTTTAAAACCGGGGGCCAGTTTTACCAACAAGGCTTACAGCCGGGCGTAAACTAAGTCGGTTCTAACTTTCCATATATAACATTAAGACTGTGGCACCAACTGCTCAGAAACTGAATGTTTACTAAGACCAGGCATAACTTTCATGCCTAGCTGGGaacaagcatgaagtcaaattCTATACCTTTTCTAGGCTATAATCACTGCTTTAAACAAGCAAGTCTTATGTAATGTATGTTATGCTTATGTAAGTTTTTTTGGTAAAACCTTTTCTAGTTGGTGAAATGGGTGTTAACTGATCTTAGCTACAACCAACTTAGCAGTTGAGACCTGTTGGAGCCCTCAGCCCCAGAGGTGATTTTGCAGTACTGTCTCTAAAGTGTGACAGCACCGCAGCAGACTTAGCAGATAGAAGGAGGCATGAGTACCAGTGCCACTATTTTAACAGAATAAGGGTGAGATTTACCAAAAGACTAAGGACTTTCATGCAAAGGGACACAGGTGCAACGTTGTAATTAACATACAACCAGCACAATATAACTATGTTTGACATGATCAGAATCTTTATTTGCCAAATATCAGATGTGCAGGGACTTTCTCCTGGTGCAGGTGTCGACATAAAATTAAATCcagtaataaatataaaaaataacataCTATGTATAAGAAGAAAATACACAGTACACAAAGAAAGTAGAAGTAATGGGAAACATGTACCGTTACAATCAAGTACTAGAGCACTGAGGTACATATATACCTGAAAGAGcagcaaatgtaaatgtaaatatatgtattatgtatattgCAATAAGTAGCTGCATGCATTACAGTGTTTGTAATGATAAAATGCATGTGCAGCAGTTTAAAGCAGAGGGATGTGACAAGCCTTTGTTTAGGGGATGATTGCCATGTGAAAGAAGCTGTGGATGAACCAGTTGATCCTAGTCTTTAGGACTCTCACTTTTGGTCTCCACTGAAATTGCTGGAGGAGAGAGTGACCAGGGTGTGGAGGGTCAGCCATGATTTTCCTGCCCCTCTTGCTCACCCTGACAGCTAATGTTTTCTCTGCACACCACACTGTCTGCTGCAGCTTACATTTGGTGTACAGAGCAGAGCCAGATGGAGATGGAGGAGGTGATGGTGGACTATTATGGCAGTGTAGTACTGGATCTGCAGTGACTGAGGAAGCCCAACTTTCTTGAGCTATCTCAGGAAATACAAGCACTGCTGGGCCTTCTTCAAAACTGCAGTGCTCTTTCTGTCCCATTTGAAATCCCGCCCAGGAATTTATATGACTCTGCTCTGCTGCCTGTGGAGTTGTGTATTTCCAGTAGAGGCAGTGGGGTGGGTCTCTTTCTGAAATCAATGATCATCTGCACTGTAATTCCAGGTTAGGTCCACACCATGACGCCAGCTTCGTACCGTATATGGACGCAACATTGTAGTCATCCTGCTTTTTATTTGCAGATTTGCTCCCAGTCATTCTCTTAAGTCAGGTGTGTCCAACTGTATCTGCAAAGGACCagcgtggctgcaggttttcactccagaCACACTGGAGCACACCTAATGCCTCTCGTTTAATCAGCTGATCTCAGTCTTCAAACTGTTGATTAGGTGATCTCCTGCATTGTTGGAATGAGATGGATGAGGGAATGGTCAGGGGCACGGGAGGAAGCCTGGTATGCATCCTTGATGGGGCTTGTAGCAGTGGTCAAATGTTTTGTACACTCTGGTGGGGCAGCTGATCAACTGTTTATATTCTGGTAAAGCAGCACCCAGATTCGTACATTTGAAGTCATTCCTAATGATGATATGACATGGTCAGCCTGCTGTTGTTGAGCTAAGTAGGCCTTTGCAAGTGGGAGAACATAGTACCCTGACCAGAATGGCTTGCAACTGATGAGTTTCCACTTCAGTAGAACTTGTTACACCAGCGCAGTTATGCTCCTGCACCACCTGTGGTTAATGTAACAAAACATACTCCTCCGCCTTTGGTTTTCTGACTGAGAGTGGATTCATTGTCCACTCTGCACAACGAAAAGCCATGTAGCTCCACCGTGGCATTGGGAGTAGCTTAATTTAAACACACCTAGCTAAGACAGAAGGTGTGGCTGAAAAGTCCTTTGTCATCCAGTAGTTTCAATTTGCCCATTTTGTTGCTGAGTGAGCACATATTGGAGATAAGTATGCCAGGAAGTGCCAGGCAAAGACCATATCTTCACAAGTCACAGCGTCTA
This window of the Pygocentrus nattereri isolate fPygNat1 chromosome 2, fPygNat1.pri, whole genome shotgun sequence genome carries:
- the LOC108436118 gene encoding uncharacterized protein LOC108436118, producing MITVILTFMLSLGPGITAYVSVIQSETLKTFIPGNDINLHCKIEEFHENYFSWFKQSLGQAPTCILTLYADSSPVRHGDFTHDERFTAEKKGTRFTLTIRNIREADSGIYYCAARDYDLVFFSNGVFLKYEGPNIKSFNYQINKIPSMDQTEDSPKLKEAVYPGDSVTLQCSVLTESCSGDHSVYWFRHGSGESHPGIIYTHGNRSDECEKSSETDSPTQSCVYKLPKRNLSLSDAGTYYCAVAACGQILFGNGSRLEITDPNSETAQMYWNLIALAASNVLCVIIIVVLLCARTKKRNISTSGQPERLHSTSAPFPSAVNEADERKELSYAAIHFPARKSKRRETQEETCTNVIYSSVHGLS
- the LOC108436117 gene encoding uncharacterized protein LOC108436117 isoform X1, giving the protein MVGLLYLPFLIMTYCGHAAGDISTVRVQPGVSTSLECHIQLEGSFNVFWIKFPLNKAPVCIATVKTFADDAAMCEQFENHSRIKVTWNKKNFNLTFSSVEQADVAIYFCGTYNYGQHFFGNGSELILEEHVDEVSSNINEKKQVFEYLVPALTVTNVASIFLIIWFLLKKNRSGVTGESKDASDKTDEVNYGALTFHDKKRRTVEKRTPRGHHVDTTVIYGAVRHQEEL
- the LOC108436117 gene encoding uncharacterized protein LOC108436117 isoform X2, coding for MVGLLYLPFLIMTYCGHAAGDISTVRVQPGVSTSLECHIQLEGSFNVFWIKFPLNKAPVCIATVKTFADDAAMCEQFENHSRIKVTWNKKNFNLTFSSVEQADVAIYFCGTYNYGQHFFGNGSELILEEHVDVSSNINEKKQVFEYLVPALTVTNVASIFLIIWFLLKKNRSGVTGESKDASDKTDEVNYGALTFHDKKRRTVEKRTPRGHHVDTTVIYGAVRHQEEL